In Vulpes lagopus strain Blue_001 chromosome 1, ASM1834538v1, whole genome shotgun sequence, a genomic segment contains:
- the LOC121501728 gene encoding LOW QUALITY PROTEIN: DLA class I histocompatibility antigen, A9/A9 alpha chain-like (The sequence of the model RefSeq protein was modified relative to this genomic sequence to represent the inferred CDS: deleted 1 base in 1 codon) has protein sequence MKVVMPRALLVLLSAALAVTPTRAGSHSLRYVYTSVSRPGRGDPRFIAVGYVDDTQFVRFDSDSATGKTEPLAPWVEQEGPEYWDRQTRIARDTAQMYRVHLDTLRGYYNQSEAGSHTLQTVYGCDLGPGGRLLRGYSQVAYDGADYTALNEDLRSWTAVDTAAQITRRKREAAGDAELWRNYLETTCVEWLGKYLEMGKETLLRAEPPSTRVTRHPVSDHEVTLRCWALGFYPAEITLTWQRDGEDQTQDTELVDTRPAGDGTFQKWAAVVVPSGQEQRYTCHVQHEGLAEPVTRRWEPSPLSTIVVVSIAAVVLLVVAGVIGAVIWRKQRSGGKGPGYSHAARDDSAQGSDVSLTAPRV, from the exons ATGAAGGTGGTGATGCCGCGAGCCCTCCTCGTGCTGCTGTCGGCGGCCCTGGCCGTGACCCCGACCCGGGCGG GCTCCCACTCCCTGAGGTATGTCTACACCTCCGTGTCCCGGCCCGGCCGCGGGGACCCCCGCTTCATCGCCGTCGGCTACGTGGACGACACGCAGTTCGTGCGGTTCGACAGCGACTCGGCCACGGGGAAGACGGAGCCGCTGGCGCCGTGGGTGGAGCAGGAGGGGCCGGAGTATTGGGACCGGCAGACGCGGATCGCCAGGGACACCGCACAGATGTACCGAGTGCACCTGGACACCCTGCGCGGCTACTACAACCAGAGCGAGGCCG GGTCTCACACCCTCCAG ACCGTGTACGGCTGTGACCTGGGGCCCGGCGGGCGCCTCCTCCGCGGGTACAGTCAGGTCGCCTACGACGGCGCCGATTACACCGCCCTGAACGAGGACCTGCGCTCCTGGACCGCGGTGGACACTGCGGCGCAGATCACCCGGCGCAAGAGGGAGGCGGCAGGTGATGCAGAGCTCTGGAGGAACTACCTGGAGACGACGTGCGTGGAGTGGCTGGGGAAGTACctggagatggggaaggagacGCTGCTGCGCGCAG AACCCCCCAGCACACGTGTGACCCGCCACCCCGTCTCTGACCATGAGGTCACCCTGAGGTGCTGGGCGCTGGGCTTCTACCCTGCGGAGATCACCCTGACCTGGCAGCGGGATGGGGAGGACCAGACCCAGGACACAGAGCTTGTGGACACCAGGCCTGCAGGAGATGGGACCTTCCAGAAGTGGGCGGCTGTGGTGGTGCCCTCTGGACAGGAGCAGAGATACACGTGCCACGTGCAGCATGAGGGGCTGGCGGAGCCTGTCACGCGGAGATGGG aGCCTTCCCCTCTGTCCACCATTGTTGTCGTCAGCATTGCTGCTGTGGTTCTCCTCGTGGTCGCTGGGGTGATTGGAGCTGTGATCTGGAGGAAGCAGCGCTCAG GAGGAAAAGGACCAGGCTACTCTCATGCTGCAC GTGATGACAGTGCCCAGGGCTCTGATGTATCTCTGACGGCTCCTAGAG TGTGA